Proteins encoded together in one Nitrospirota bacterium window:
- a CDS encoding 3-deoxy-D-manno-octulosonic acid transferase gives MTFNLMRMVYNLFYTFSLTLLLPVHLLKRPPHLRGRWLKERFGFVPLRLTRKGGRKRPAVWIHAVSVGEAMAARPLIERLRAVADIIVSTVTDTGQKVVQDFITDDEACIYVPFDNPSAIKKTAARIRPDMLVIMETELWPNLLETIKSEGIPIVIVNGRISDGSFSGYRKIGFFMKGMLGMVDFFCMQTARDAEKIMVLGAPEEKVLVTGNLKFDITPPAEIPAWCKDLGRPVIVAGSTHEGEEEIILDAFNAVKESFSGATLVIAPRHPERFAEVERLLGERRADFAKKSDASLRGKEVVLLDTIGELSSVYGCADVCIIGGSLIPRGGHNLFEPAYWAKPVVCGPHMENFPLAREFFKEGAAVEAGANDIDRVLQSILSDAVRAKDMGRRAKDLYIKNSGAVLKTLEVIDRLLVNTQPGIA, from the coding sequence ATGACATTTAACCTTATGCGCATGGTATACAATCTTTTTTATACTTTCAGTCTGACCCTGCTTCTGCCGGTACACTTATTGAAGAGACCCCCCCATCTTAGGGGGAGATGGTTAAAGGAGAGGTTTGGCTTTGTCCCTTTAAGGTTAACCCGTAAAGGCGGCAGGAAGAGGCCTGCAGTCTGGATCCATGCCGTCTCCGTGGGCGAGGCAATGGCTGCCAGGCCCCTGATTGAAAGATTGAGGGCAGTGGCCGATATTATCGTCTCCACGGTTACAGATACAGGGCAGAAGGTTGTGCAGGATTTTATTACCGATGATGAGGCCTGTATTTATGTGCCTTTTGATAATCCGTCTGCAATCAAAAAGACAGCAGCCCGCATCAGGCCTGACATGCTTGTGATAATGGAGACAGAGCTGTGGCCGAACCTGCTTGAAACCATAAAGTCAGAGGGTATCCCGATAGTGATTGTCAACGGCAGGATATCCGATGGTTCTTTTTCCGGTTACAGGAAGATAGGATTTTTTATGAAGGGTATGCTCGGGATGGTGGATTTTTTCTGTATGCAGACCGCCAGGGACGCTGAAAAGATTATGGTCCTTGGAGCACCTGAAGAGAAGGTGCTGGTTACGGGAAATCTCAAGTTTGATATCACCCCGCCTGCTGAAATCCCGGCCTGGTGTAAAGACCTCGGCAGGCCGGTGATTGTAGCTGGAAGCACCCATGAAGGAGAGGAGGAGATTATCCTTGATGCCTTCAATGCAGTAAAGGAGAGTTTCTCTGGTGCGACTCTCGTTATTGCCCCAAGACACCCTGAAAGGTTTGCAGAGGTTGAGAGACTTTTAGGGGAGAGGAGAGCCGATTTTGCCAAAAAATCCGACGCCTCTCTCAGGGGTAAGGAGGTAGTCCTCCTTGATACGATAGGTGAGCTCTCATCCGTTTACGGCTGTGCCGATGTCTGTATTATCGGCGGGAGCCTGATACCAAGGGGTGGACATAACCTTTTTGAACCGGCTTACTGGGCAAAGCCGGTTGTATGTGGCCCTCATATGGAAAACTTTCCCCTTGCACGGGAGTTTTTTAAAGAAGGTGCTGCTGTTGAGGCAGGAGCAAATGATATTGACAGGGTATTGCAGTCCATACTTTCAGATGCTGTCCGTGCAAAAGATATGGGCAGGAGGGCGAAAGACCTGTATATCAAAAACTCGGGGGCTGTTCTAAAGACCCTGGAAGTTATAGACAGACTTCTTGTAAATACCCAGCCGGGTATTGCCTGA
- a CDS encoding HD domain-containing phosphohydrolase — MAFAKAFISTLMSAISNCSLYSKDHISVDNLTKKSIAILDELLTDKDSLEIMVVEDNLVVNKTPARNAGHHGSNLIKRLKRKGISRIDFLKGISYSELKQFIADLSDPEKKLRTYPHIKTGIVDVRIGGYTLASSLENISAEQVERVKELYHNIAPHKELNISGLEEIVVNFIVTFKREANILKLISPVKAYSEYTYTHATNVAILSMFQAESLGARDDLLHDIGIAALLHDVGKLFISKEILEKTGKLDKKEWEEIKMHSLYGARYLAKIDGLTQLAPIAALEHHLRYDCKGYPQLNAGGTEQHFCSQIIATSDFFDALRSRRPYKRDWQIKEIIALMKENAGSEFNPFLVDNFSRTLLKALKKG; from the coding sequence ATGGCATTTGCAAAGGCATTTATCTCGACATTAATGTCTGCTATATCAAATTGTTCACTCTACTCAAAAGATCATATATCCGTGGACAACCTGACCAAAAAGTCCATCGCTATCCTGGACGAACTCCTGACAGACAAGGACAGCCTCGAGATAATGGTAGTGGAAGACAACCTTGTTGTAAACAAGACCCCTGCAAGAAATGCTGGACACCATGGGAGTAATTTAATCAAGAGACTAAAGAGAAAGGGGATCTCCCGCATTGATTTTCTAAAAGGCATTTCCTACTCAGAGCTCAAACAGTTCATTGCCGACCTGAGTGACCCCGAAAAAAAGCTGAGGACATACCCGCATATAAAGACCGGAATTGTCGACGTCAGGATAGGTGGATATACGTTAGCGAGCAGCCTTGAAAACATTTCAGCAGAGCAGGTCGAAAGGGTAAAGGAGCTATACCACAACATCGCACCTCACAAGGAACTCAACATCTCTGGACTCGAGGAGATTGTGGTCAATTTTATCGTCACTTTCAAGCGGGAGGCAAACATCCTTAAACTGATAAGCCCTGTCAAGGCTTACAGTGAATACACCTACACACACGCTACCAACGTGGCGATCCTCTCCATGTTTCAGGCTGAGTCACTTGGGGCCAGGGACGATCTGCTGCACGACATCGGGATAGCAGCCTTACTGCACGATGTGGGCAAACTCTTTATTTCAAAGGAAATATTGGAGAAGACGGGCAAGCTTGACAAAAAGGAGTGGGAAGAAATAAAGATGCACTCACTTTACGGGGCCAGATACCTTGCAAAAATCGATGGACTGACACAACTTGCGCCTATTGCAGCACTCGAACACCACCTGAGATACGACTGCAAGGGATATCCGCAACTTAATGCAGGCGGAACAGAACAGCATTTCTGCAGCCAGATCATTGCCACCTCTGACTTCTTTGACGCCCTGAGAAGCCGGAGACCATACAAAAGAGACTGGCAGATAAAAGAGATTATCGCTCTGATGAAGGAAAATGCCGGATCCGAATTCAATCCCTTTTTAGTGGATAATTTCTCAAGAACACTTCTAAAGGCTTTGAAAAAAGGATAG
- the lpxB gene encoding lipid-A-disaccharide synthase, protein MTDVFIITGESSGELYGALLARALRSLKDDIRICGVGGERMMAEGVELIAGITGAFGLIEAVSSIKTLRAVFSKITERLEQERPAVVVLIDFPDFNLKVAQKAKSLGIRVLYYVSPQVWAWRRKRIRKIKALSDRIAVVLPFEEKLYREAGANCEFVGHPIMEEIENTKGSKAFIKESLGLRPDREVLALLPGSRRHELKRLMPLFISVIQWFKREYPNFQYILPMAPNLSAVDFQEWSGVLEGLGVKVVRGMATEVLSASDLALIASGTSTLQAALCNVPMVVVYKVSPFTYFIGRMLVNVKHISLVNLLMDREVVKELIQYRATAENVVGELERIINDDQVRKYMMESFREIRAFYEGRRASQRVAEMVGEMSGWIKADNDI, encoded by the coding sequence ATGACCGACGTGTTTATCATCACAGGTGAGTCTTCCGGAGAGCTTTATGGAGCGCTCCTGGCCAGGGCATTGAGGTCTTTAAAGGATGATATCCGCATCTGTGGCGTTGGCGGCGAGCGGATGATGGCCGAAGGTGTAGAGCTTATAGCAGGCATTACAGGTGCCTTTGGTCTTATTGAGGCTGTTTCATCCATAAAAACCCTTCGGGCTGTATTTTCAAAAATAACGGAGAGGCTGGAACAGGAGAGGCCGGCCGTTGTAGTCCTTATAGATTTTCCTGATTTTAACCTCAAGGTTGCCCAAAAGGCCAAGTCTCTCGGGATCAGGGTGCTCTACTATGTGAGCCCCCAGGTATGGGCCTGGAGGAGAAAGAGGATCAGGAAGATCAAGGCACTCTCCGACAGGATAGCAGTGGTCCTTCCTTTTGAGGAGAAGCTTTACAGGGAGGCAGGCGCGAACTGTGAGTTTGTGGGGCATCCGATAATGGAGGAGATAGAGAATACAAAGGGTAGCAAGGCTTTTATAAAGGAGAGCCTGGGCTTAAGGCCTGACAGGGAGGTCCTTGCCCTCCTGCCCGGAAGCAGAAGACATGAGTTAAAGAGACTTATGCCCCTGTTTATAAGTGTTATTCAGTGGTTTAAAAGAGAATATCCCAATTTTCAGTATATCCTTCCCATGGCACCAAACCTCTCTGCCGTTGATTTTCAGGAATGGTCCGGCGTACTTGAGGGGCTTGGAGTGAAGGTTGTAAGAGGGATGGCTACCGAGGTGCTTTCCGCCTCTGATCTGGCCCTTATAGCCTCGGGTACTTCAACGCTTCAGGCAGCACTTTGCAATGTTCCGATGGTGGTTGTTTACAAGGTCTCTCCCTTTACATATTTTATAGGAAGGATGCTCGTCAATGTAAAACATATAAGCCTTGTTAATCTTCTGATGGACAGGGAGGTTGTTAAGGAACTGATTCAATACAGGGCGACTGCAGAGAACGTTGTCGGGGAGCTGGAACGGATAATAAATGATGACCAGGTCCGGAAGTATATGATGGAGTCATTCAGGGAGATCAGGGCTTTTTATGAGGGCAGGCGGGCATCTCAGAGGGTTGCAGAGATGGTAGGAGAGATGTCGGGGTGGATAAAAGCGGATAATGACATTTAA
- a CDS encoding HEAT repeat domain-containing protein, translating into MADDREKLPLDAQLLSEAIFELNVSRRNVNIYPAGHPSVERSLNRAFDCLEKLFKLRPEITFAIAKDTIVIDNSVLDKKNAAYREFALHLSGMNIAFVTFTSGLTKDEFYEFLRFLSIDATDLTPEALQEAVKEYKLIHIKTGFIDYGAFSFGEGRTEKEGSGTGLWERYVRGLIDGTLQTEGASDVIQEIPPETLAEMLNTTDPGEIKEESCERVITTYMNTSSESAFSSRELTRLIDFISRLRPELKKQFLSSAVKNVSTDIGATTRAIKEISVDKIIELLSAIDEQQVTIPAALKNLLDKFSKFYQVDSEDTTFGDSIIADDIFLSPDVVNLLGTGDFESYVTDVYQKEIEQVLRFDVSEVAAMELAELTKACSDEYVERYFNQTMLELISSDIISEEEYEYLVNMIKEEAGQFIETGRYGQVLKIFRVLESNLSKERFLDISSEALKNYKSPEFISQFIDSLRIIGRQAREDALQLCDYYGNRIISPLMDALVDEESQTIRHFLISLITHFGARVIPVAIKHISDSRWFVKRNMLLILSECGTKEVLPHVRPYCHHENPKVSFEAIKCLLKEGDSYGINALRGYLKSENKEAVEQAIALSGIFKVREVIPDLTRMLRRKGISGKDIYDKIPIVKALAQIGDPGTLDTIRDTLSIRSILFKGAVERLREAVYSSLKHYPVDEIEDLIEKGLKSKNERIRHESMKIKKARSG; encoded by the coding sequence ATGGCTGACGACAGGGAAAAACTCCCCCTTGATGCTCAATTACTCAGTGAGGCCATCTTTGAGTTAAATGTCTCACGTCGCAATGTAAATATCTATCCTGCCGGTCACCCCTCGGTAGAGAGGTCATTAAACAGGGCATTCGACTGTTTGGAAAAACTCTTTAAACTGAGGCCCGAGATAACCTTTGCTATTGCAAAGGACACCATTGTTATCGATAACAGTGTCCTTGACAAAAAAAACGCTGCTTACAGGGAATTTGCCCTGCATCTGAGCGGGATGAATATCGCCTTTGTAACATTCACTTCCGGCCTGACTAAAGACGAGTTTTATGAATTTCTCCGTTTTCTGTCAATTGATGCTACTGACTTGACTCCGGAAGCCCTTCAGGAGGCGGTAAAAGAGTACAAGCTGATTCATATCAAGACGGGCTTCATAGACTATGGTGCGTTCTCTTTTGGTGAAGGCAGGACGGAAAAGGAAGGTTCCGGAACAGGCCTGTGGGAACGTTATGTACGCGGCCTGATTGACGGCACCCTGCAAACAGAAGGTGCCTCAGACGTAATACAGGAAATCCCCCCTGAAACCCTCGCAGAAATGTTAAATACAACCGATCCCGGGGAGATCAAGGAAGAGAGCTGTGAGAGGGTGATTACCACTTACATGAATACGTCTTCGGAATCGGCTTTCTCCAGCAGGGAGCTGACAAGGCTCATAGATTTTATCAGCAGACTCCGGCCTGAATTAAAGAAACAGTTCCTCTCCTCTGCAGTCAAAAATGTCTCCACGGATATAGGGGCTACTACGCGGGCAATCAAAGAGATATCAGTAGACAAGATTATAGAACTGCTCAGCGCTATTGACGAACAGCAAGTAACCATACCCGCGGCCCTTAAAAATCTTCTTGATAAATTTTCGAAGTTTTATCAGGTTGACTCTGAAGACACTACCTTTGGGGACAGCATAATTGCAGATGATATATTCCTCTCCCCAGACGTTGTAAACCTCCTGGGCACAGGTGACTTTGAATCCTATGTGACAGACGTATACCAGAAAGAGATAGAGCAAGTTCTGAGATTTGATGTCTCGGAAGTCGCAGCAATGGAATTGGCAGAGCTCACGAAGGCATGCAGTGATGAGTATGTTGAGAGATATTTCAATCAGACAATGCTGGAGCTTATTTCATCCGATATAATCTCTGAAGAAGAATATGAATATCTTGTCAATATGATAAAAGAAGAGGCGGGTCAGTTTATAGAGACCGGCCGGTATGGTCAGGTACTGAAGATATTCCGGGTGCTGGAATCAAATCTGTCAAAAGAGAGATTCCTGGATATAAGTTCAGAAGCCCTTAAGAATTACAAGTCCCCTGAATTCATATCACAGTTCATTGACTCCCTCAGGATTATAGGCAGACAGGCAAGAGAAGATGCCCTGCAATTGTGCGATTATTATGGAAATCGGATTATATCCCCGCTGATGGATGCACTCGTTGACGAGGAGTCACAAACAATCAGGCATTTTCTCATAAGCCTGATAACACACTTTGGAGCGAGGGTAATTCCCGTTGCCATAAAACACATAAGTGACAGCAGGTGGTTTGTCAAGAGAAACATGCTGCTCATCCTGAGCGAGTGTGGAACAAAGGAAGTGCTTCCGCACGTCAGGCCTTATTGTCATCATGAGAATCCCAAGGTCAGTTTTGAAGCAATAAAGTGTCTGCTGAAGGAAGGGGACAGCTATGGGATTAATGCACTCAGGGGATACCTTAAATCGGAAAACAAAGAGGCGGTTGAACAGGCCATAGCCCTCTCCGGAATCTTTAAGGTAAGGGAGGTAATTCCTGATCTGACGCGGATGCTCAGGAGAAAAGGCATATCCGGCAAGGACATCTACGATAAGATTCCCATAGTGAAAGCCCTTGCCCAGATAGGAGACCCCGGCACCCTGGACACCATCAGGGATACCCTTTCAATCAGAAGCATCCTCTTTAAAGGCGCTGTTGAGCGGCTAAGGGAGGCAGTATACAGCTCACTTAAGCATTACCCGGTCGATGAGATTGAAGACCTTATAGAGAAGGGCCTGAAGTCCAAAAACGAACGCATAAGACACGAATCCATGAAAATCAAAAAGGCAAGGAGCGGCTGA